A stretch of the Leptospirillum ferriphilum genome encodes the following:
- a CDS encoding 2OG-Fe(II) oxygenase: protein MGSKNWIDFKNIEESFENFSDQKPFPHCIVDNFLNEDLFNKLEEEFLPFDSPRWFVYDNLVEKKKALNDWNAFPPATYQFFQSMLAEGFVEKLSKLVGTKLYPDPGLHGGGWHIHGPGGNLNPHLDYVIHPKLGLQRKINLIIYVQRDLMDEHGGHLGLWEHNPLENSPGKLFREIQPKRNRAVFFDASMNSWHGLSRPLVEKAGVFRKSYAIYYLCRPALTTENRGRALFAPRNTQIKSKELDSLISLRANLEESGKVYRQLPPIGPNLGD from the coding sequence TTGGGCTCTAAGAATTGGATTGATTTTAAGAATATTGAAGAGTCATTTGAGAATTTTTCGGATCAAAAACCTTTTCCTCATTGTATAGTGGATAACTTTTTGAATGAGGATTTATTCAATAAGCTGGAAGAGGAGTTTCTTCCATTTGATTCCCCTAGGTGGTTTGTCTACGATAATTTGGTCGAAAAAAAGAAAGCACTGAATGATTGGAACGCTTTTCCCCCGGCGACCTATCAGTTCTTTCAGTCCATGTTGGCAGAGGGTTTTGTCGAGAAGCTATCTAAATTAGTTGGAACCAAACTTTATCCAGATCCTGGCCTTCATGGCGGGGGATGGCATATTCATGGACCTGGGGGGAATTTAAATCCTCATCTGGACTATGTTATTCACCCTAAACTTGGATTGCAACGTAAAATCAATCTCATTATTTATGTCCAGCGGGATTTAATGGATGAGCATGGCGGACATCTTGGTTTATGGGAACATAATCCTTTAGAGAATTCTCCGGGGAAGCTTTTTAGGGAAATTCAACCTAAAAGAAACCGGGCTGTGTTTTTTGATGCAAGTATGAATTCCTGGCATGGGCTTTCTCGTCCTCTTGTGGAAAAGGCAGGGGTTTTTCGAAAAAGCTATGCTATTTATTACCTCTGTAGACCCGCTTTAACGACTGAAAACCGTGGTCGAGCTCTTTTCGCTCCGAGGAACACTCAGATTAAGAGTAAAGAACTTGATTCCCTCATTTCCCTTCGTGCGAACCTGGAAGAGTCTGGAAAAGTATATCGCCAACTTCCTCCCATCGGCCCTAATCTAGGTGACTAA
- a CDS encoding Trm112 family protein produces MPLDPFLLSVLVCPKCKGDLTMVSEPEGLVCPACELLYPIREEIPVMLVEEALPYPSVNSR; encoded by the coding sequence ATGCCCCTTGATCCGTTCCTGCTGTCCGTTCTTGTATGTCCGAAGTGCAAGGGAGATTTGACAATGGTTTCTGAACCCGAAGGCCTGGTCTGTCCGGCCTGCGAGCTTCTGTACCCGATTCGGGAGGAGATTCCGGTGATGCTTGTTGAAGAGGCTCTTCCCTATCCCTCTGTCAATTCCCGCTAA
- the waaF gene encoding lipopolysaccharide heptosyltransferase II, which produces MLAVLGVNWIGDAVLSLPTLQAIRSLFPEKNITIIAPKQTEDVYKCSPVVNEVLSIQSQPKRNYKKANSISMCFPLSFRSAFTLWKGGWPNRIGYGAEGRSFLLTRAIDYERWKSKKLHQSTYYKELAESVFGTLPDLDPVLSVSQEKQDLARDFLRKHHMETLFLVGINPGAYYGAAKMWPPEYFQDLVRRILKDFPDSGIVLFSGEKDRWVTREIALGFPQDRLVSTDGTLSLSDSIALLSMCRYVVTNDSGMMHLGGALGLSGAAIFGPTDPVATGPMGGRTRVFRFPVRCSPCLLRYCPIDHRCMRSLTPEAIWPTIREDLDNLRRNV; this is translated from the coding sequence ATGTTAGCGGTCCTAGGCGTTAACTGGATCGGTGATGCTGTTTTGTCCCTGCCGACTCTTCAAGCTATTCGAAGCCTGTTCCCAGAAAAAAATATAACAATTATTGCCCCAAAACAGACCGAAGACGTTTATAAATGTTCTCCGGTCGTGAACGAAGTCTTGTCTATTCAAAGTCAGCCGAAGAGGAATTATAAAAAAGCCAATTCTATTTCTATGTGTTTTCCCTTGTCCTTCCGTTCTGCTTTTACACTTTGGAAAGGGGGGTGGCCCAATCGGATTGGATACGGAGCAGAAGGCAGGTCTTTTCTTCTTACCCGGGCAATCGACTACGAACGATGGAAATCAAAAAAACTTCATCAGTCCACCTATTACAAGGAACTCGCAGAGTCTGTCTTCGGAACCCTTCCTGATCTTGACCCCGTTCTTTCGGTTTCACAGGAAAAGCAGGACCTGGCTCGTGATTTTCTCCGGAAACATCATATGGAAACCTTGTTCCTTGTGGGGATCAATCCGGGCGCCTATTACGGAGCAGCCAAAATGTGGCCCCCGGAGTACTTTCAAGACCTTGTTCGCCGGATACTGAAAGATTTTCCGGATTCCGGTATCGTTCTTTTTTCCGGAGAGAAAGACCGTTGGGTGACGCGGGAAATTGCTTTAGGATTCCCGCAAGACCGTCTAGTGTCTACGGATGGAACGCTTTCCTTGTCCGACAGTATTGCTTTGCTGTCAATGTGTCGCTATGTTGTGACAAATGATTCCGGAATGATGCATCTGGGAGGGGCGCTCGGTCTTTCCGGAGCGGCCATTTTTGGGCCAACCGATCCGGTGGCGACGGGACCCATGGGTGGACGAACGAGGGTTTTTCGATTTCCCGTCCGGTGTTCTCCATGTCTTTTGCGCTATTGCCCGATAGACCACCGATGCATGCGGTCTTTGACTCCTGAGGCAATCTGGCCCACAATCAGGGAAGATCTTGACAATCTGAGAAGGAATGTGTGA
- a CDS encoding glycosyltransferase family 9 protein: MTDSASCKRILIIKPSSLGDIVHCFPLVDEIRRSLPGSEVDWVANTEYVSLVKRYPGVRKVIAFPRSRWGKPTFLQDLRFFLTSLRENRYDAVVDAQGLLRSALIARACRSNVRIGSSEAREGAPRFYSRIVYPENGKGVVHAVHKNLHLLEALGITPQYSTEKLIYDSSDQDRIDQILREVAPDFSGDFFVLHPGAKRSIKRWPALYFSNLLDSLYRVFPSIRPVLIGSRDDRSLLEEINGRTRAKAVLLSGKIPIDLLPLFFEKALFYVGNDSGPLHLAVMAGVPTVSFYGSSTPERTGPFDGGSGNHVVLGDKVPCSPCGDFQKHCDHQSCLVGVTPEAAFSSIISRMPQRNQPSDRVSLNPMARRSA, translated from the coding sequence ATGACTGATTCGGCTTCCTGCAAACGCATTCTGATCATCAAGCCCAGTTCATTGGGTGATATCGTGCACTGTTTTCCACTGGTGGACGAAATCCGGAGATCTCTCCCCGGATCTGAAGTGGACTGGGTCGCCAACACAGAATATGTTTCTCTGGTCAAACGGTATCCGGGAGTCCGTAAGGTTATTGCTTTCCCGCGCTCGCGATGGGGAAAACCCACCTTTCTTCAAGATCTCCGGTTTTTTCTGACCAGTCTCCGGGAAAACAGGTATGATGCTGTCGTCGATGCCCAGGGGCTCTTGCGTTCAGCCCTGATCGCAAGGGCTTGCCGGTCAAATGTTCGTATCGGCTCCAGCGAAGCCCGGGAAGGCGCTCCCCGATTTTATTCCCGCATCGTGTATCCGGAAAATGGAAAAGGAGTTGTTCATGCCGTCCATAAGAATCTCCATCTTCTGGAGGCGTTGGGTATAACCCCTCAGTATTCCACTGAAAAGCTGATCTATGATTCTTCAGATCAGGACCGGATCGACCAGATTCTTCGAGAAGTCGCACCAGACTTCTCAGGGGACTTTTTTGTCTTGCACCCCGGAGCCAAGAGATCGATCAAGCGATGGCCTGCTCTCTACTTCTCCAATCTTCTGGACAGCCTTTACAGAGTCTTTCCGTCAATCCGCCCCGTCCTGATCGGATCCCGGGACGATCGATCCCTTCTGGAAGAGATCAACGGGCGCACCCGGGCAAAGGCCGTTCTCCTTTCGGGAAAGATTCCGATCGATCTTTTGCCATTGTTTTTTGAAAAAGCCCTTTTTTATGTTGGCAACGATTCTGGGCCTCTTCATCTGGCCGTCATGGCCGGTGTACCGACAGTTTCGTTCTACGGATCTTCTACACCGGAACGGACCGGACCTTTTGACGGCGGGAGCGGGAATCATGTGGTTCTGGGGGACAAGGTTCCGTGTTCACCCTGCGGGGATTTCCAAAAACATTGCGATCATCAGAGCTGCCTGGTCGGCGTAACTCCGGAAGCGGCTTTTTCCAGCATAATCTCACGGATGCCTCAGAGAAACCAACCGTCAGACAGGGTTTCCTTGAACCCGATGGCAAGGCGATCTGCATGA
- a CDS encoding D-glycero-alpha-D-manno-heptose-1,7-bisphosphate 7-phosphatase, with the protein MQEVASKPFALVLTDRDGTLIRDVPYLSRLEDIELLPGVAGAIRQLNALHIPVVVVTNQSGVARGYFTESFVQESHALLNDLLRREGAHIDRFLYCPHLSGAVKSRYDMDCSCRKPRSGMLKTALDEYGVLPGRTMMVGDSLRDVEAAENLGIMSYFISSDSRPLSSPAAHVVSSFSEAVEHFLVFQNVAITKRSSYAP; encoded by the coding sequence ATGCAGGAAGTGGCATCAAAACCCTTTGCTCTGGTTTTGACTGACCGGGATGGAACGCTGATCCGCGATGTTCCCTATCTCTCCCGGTTGGAGGATATTGAGCTTCTCCCCGGGGTTGCCGGGGCAATCCGGCAACTGAATGCACTGCATATTCCGGTCGTGGTGGTTACCAATCAGTCTGGTGTGGCCCGGGGATATTTCACGGAATCTTTTGTCCAGGAGAGTCACGCATTGTTGAATGACCTTCTTCGCAGAGAAGGTGCCCATATCGACCGCTTTCTGTATTGTCCACATTTGTCCGGAGCCGTTAAAAGCAGATACGATATGGATTGCTCATGCCGAAAACCCCGATCCGGAATGCTGAAAACCGCATTGGACGAATATGGTGTTTTGCCCGGACGGACAATGATGGTCGGGGACTCTCTTCGGGATGTGGAAGCGGCGGAAAATCTGGGCATCATGTCTTATTTCATCTCTTCGGATTCCCGTCCTTTGTCCTCTCCTGCCGCACACGTTGTATCGTCGTTTTCTGAAGCGGTTGAACATTTTCTTGTTTTCCAGAATGTTGCGATAACCAAAAGGAGTTCTTATGCCCCTTGA
- a CDS encoding glycosyltransferase family 9 protein has protein sequence MEKGRFFTMAPHTWPDKSWRIENFEELGKKVWEEFGAKSVILGLPELKTPTFEGAVPVFGIPLPVVAAIIAWSRLFIGLDSGLSHVAAGFDLPLIVLYCQGKIPAFEIRVHSPYAEYILEQAAGRMIEVKIVLDILRFHMKRSFQSVNPPVCPACGRTMQYVTQASEDGLNRRCFCGTHFLDKRDGLAPKTKTHEEAETGKANEMHSSDNPKKTIDHTVNQSFWKDVEYLENQRWSKRISFKNVFPRLFMTEVGDPFAQTFSFSMDGIFFFLRRSGYQILSVIPEETFERKKEFTLRIEFSKEHLPTERILIPWGKGTLFLKYMEDYFTYFSWQSWATPIRWTSLSKRIYEWGKKEDAVRVARIIFWMDPSVKTAKYWLRYFFLSIWDLWKSRWIP, from the coding sequence TTGGAAAAAGGGCGTTTCTTCACCATGGCTCCGCATACATGGCCAGACAAATCCTGGCGTATCGAAAACTTCGAAGAGCTTGGGAAAAAAGTCTGGGAAGAATTTGGTGCAAAAAGTGTCATTTTAGGATTGCCGGAACTCAAAACCCCAACGTTTGAAGGGGCGGTGCCTGTTTTTGGAATCCCCTTGCCTGTTGTTGCGGCCATCATTGCATGGTCACGTCTTTTTATCGGTCTTGACTCCGGGCTTTCCCATGTAGCCGCGGGGTTCGATCTTCCTCTTATTGTTCTTTACTGTCAGGGGAAAATCCCTGCTTTTGAAATTCGCGTCCACTCTCCGTATGCGGAATACATTCTGGAGCAGGCGGCCGGGAGAATGATTGAAGTGAAGATAGTGCTGGACATTTTGCGCTTTCATATGAAGCGTTCCTTCCAATCCGTAAATCCTCCTGTTTGTCCTGCCTGTGGGCGGACAATGCAATATGTGACACAGGCGTCCGAAGATGGTCTGAACAGAAGGTGTTTTTGTGGAACCCATTTTTTGGATAAAAGAGATGGTCTTGCTCCAAAGACAAAGACACACGAAGAAGCAGAAACGGGAAAAGCGAATGAGATGCATTCTTCAGATAATCCTAAAAAAACGATTGATCACACTGTAAATCAATCGTTCTGGAAAGATGTTGAATACTTGGAAAACCAAAGATGGAGTAAAAGGATTTCTTTCAAGAACGTCTTCCCTCGGTTGTTCATGACTGAAGTTGGAGACCCTTTTGCGCAAACTTTTTCCTTTTCCATGGACGGGATTTTTTTCTTTCTGAGGCGCTCCGGTTATCAGATCTTGTCGGTGATACCCGAAGAGACTTTCGAGAGGAAAAAAGAATTCACCCTGCGCATTGAATTTTCCAAAGAACATCTTCCAACGGAACGAATTTTGATACCTTGGGGAAAGGGGACATTGTTTCTGAAATATATGGAGGATTATTTTACCTATTTTTCATGGCAATCCTGGGCAACGCCGATAAGATGGACGAGTTTGTCGAAACGGATCTATGAATGGGGCAAGAAAGAGGATGCTGTCCGTGTGGCGCGGATTATCTTTTGGATGGATCCCTCTGTCAAAACAGCAAAGTACTGGCTTCGATACTTCTTTTTATCCATCTGGGACCTCTGGAAATCCAGATGGATACCATAA
- a CDS encoding glycosyltransferase family 9 protein — protein sequence MKKVLFVGLRAMGDMVLTLSALRAVQDSCPDAKVDYLVESGMAVLFQEEPFVRRVILLPRSGKSHSRISSLSSYIKFLLSIRKERYDVAIDLFSRGPRSRLIVWFSRAARRVGVADHTTWLDRWIYTDRICFPNVLTQVYDQMLFLVRGLGFRTDFPQPRMSISAKNIQKAIGLIGESVDPKTEYLVVFPGSGQTNKNWPASNWEKLVRSIRRTGVHVVVMAGPLDREPYEQLKRLFEPEEAGIQWFLQSDLSVLKGVLALSRGAVGNDSGPLHLAQALGKKVVVLFGPGDHVSYRPYLGSFVRSGLSCSPCQAFVSHCPDNQCMKTIPVEDVLEKMIREGLIV from the coding sequence GTGAAAAAGGTTCTTTTTGTCGGACTGCGCGCCATGGGAGACATGGTTCTGACGCTTTCGGCCCTGCGTGCGGTTCAGGACTCTTGTCCGGATGCGAAAGTGGATTATCTTGTTGAATCCGGCATGGCCGTTTTGTTTCAGGAGGAGCCTTTTGTCCGTCGTGTAATTCTTTTGCCTCGTTCCGGAAAGTCACACTCCCGCATCTCATCTCTCTCTTCCTACATCAAATTTCTCCTTTCCATTCGCAAGGAGCGCTATGATGTCGCGATTGACCTTTTTTCCCGGGGTCCCCGCTCACGCTTGATTGTCTGGTTTTCAAGGGCTGCCCGGAGAGTTGGGGTTGCCGACCATACAACATGGCTGGACCGCTGGATTTATACGGACCGGATTTGTTTTCCGAATGTCCTGACCCAGGTCTATGACCAGATGTTGTTTTTGGTCCGGGGGCTGGGTTTCCGGACAGACTTTCCCCAACCCCGGATGTCGATCAGCGCGAAGAATATCCAAAAAGCGATTGGTCTGATCGGGGAATCGGTAGACCCGAAAACGGAGTATCTGGTTGTCTTTCCGGGATCGGGTCAAACGAACAAGAATTGGCCGGCATCGAACTGGGAGAAACTCGTTCGTTCCATTCGACGAACCGGTGTTCATGTTGTTGTGATGGCCGGTCCACTGGATAGGGAGCCCTATGAGCAACTGAAAAGGCTTTTTGAACCGGAAGAAGCTGGTATACAGTGGTTCTTGCAATCTGATCTGTCGGTTCTGAAAGGGGTTCTTGCTCTGTCACGCGGAGCTGTGGGAAACGACTCCGGACCCTTGCATCTGGCGCAGGCCCTGGGGAAAAAAGTGGTCGTCCTGTTTGGACCGGGTGATCACGTCTCCTACCGGCCCTATCTTGGCTCTTTTGTTCGCTCCGGTCTCTCTTGTTCTCCCTGCCAGGCATTTGTCTCTCACTGTCCGGACAATCAGTGCATGAAAACGATTCCGGTCGAGGATGTTCTGGAAAAAATGATCCGGGAAGGTCTGATTGTCTGA
- a CDS encoding glycosyltransferase family 2 protein yields the protein MRLPLSVCILTYNEEANLSDCLASVRELADEIVILDSGSQDQTSRIAEKFGARFIVHPFDDFGSQYNRLFSLATHEWILNLDADERLTPELAQSIQDVFSKKNNLMEFQGFSFNRLNYFIGKPIRHSGWAPDPLVRLFRKDSGEMERRKVHVQILVRGKIGTLAGNFLHYTYRSLDSYLQKSIQYARLAAMEMKKNGRTPSLFPLFTHPIAMAFKMYILKKGFLDGKEGVFLAILYSYYTFLKYLYLYYL from the coding sequence ATGAGGCTCCCTCTCTCGGTCTGCATTCTTACATACAACGAAGAAGCCAATTTGTCGGATTGTCTTGCATCGGTCAGGGAACTTGCGGATGAAATCGTGATTCTGGATTCGGGCAGCCAGGATCAGACTTCCCGGATTGCCGAGAAATTCGGGGCTCGTTTTATCGTTCATCCTTTTGATGATTTTGGCTCTCAGTATAATCGGCTTTTTTCCTTGGCAACCCACGAATGGATCCTGAATCTCGATGCCGATGAGCGGCTTACTCCGGAACTCGCCCAATCCATTCAGGACGTTTTTTCGAAGAAAAATAATTTAATGGAATTTCAGGGGTTTTCCTTTAACCGGTTAAACTATTTTATTGGAAAACCGATTCGACATAGTGGGTGGGCACCGGATCCTCTTGTGCGTCTTTTTCGGAAAGACAGCGGGGAAATGGAGCGACGAAAGGTTCATGTGCAGATTCTTGTGCGCGGGAAGATAGGAACACTTGCCGGAAACTTTCTTCACTATACATATCGATCTCTCGACAGCTACCTTCAAAAATCAATTCAATATGCTCGTCTCGCTGCCATGGAAATGAAAAAAAATGGACGTACCCCCTCTCTTTTCCCTTTGTTTACGCATCCAATCGCGATGGCTTTTAAAATGTATATTTTGAAAAAAGGATTTCTGGATGGCAAAGAGGGTGTTTTTTTAGCGATTCTTTACTCTTATTATACGTTTTTGAAGTATCTTTATCTCTATTATCTTTAA
- a CDS encoding glycosyltransferase yields MNIHTPFVLDLVVPIHGNLPLNKIFFESLKENTFHPFRLIVIDNHSPDASGEFFQSQKGKDFDVLVIKNSKNQCYPVSMNQGLKVSTAPIVGLLNNDIVFSPGWDSPLVDAIQRGVTDCASPIGLEHLPDANLEEFLFSRWRIILKRQYSSEEEENLRTKINVMYGSLPIFGKWIQERFKGVKFPGIMGHCHLISRHLLEWIGELDVRMEGADWDLYLRIAKMVKEGKLEKLPMILGDSYVHHFIRATKRKKGFREPRICNHPPHINIEEKWSLFEISEYWPFPNQRPGFKKTFSERIRKILLKLKARMTISKRDGIYLAERVIGKFSKT; encoded by the coding sequence ATGAATATTCACACTCCGTTTGTTCTCGACCTTGTCGTTCCGATTCACGGAAACCTTCCTTTAAACAAGATTTTTTTTGAATCATTGAAGGAAAATACTTTCCATCCCTTTCGTTTGATTGTTATTGATAATCACTCTCCGGATGCTTCTGGAGAATTTTTTCAAAGTCAAAAAGGGAAAGACTTTGATGTCCTTGTCATTAAAAACAGCAAAAACCAATGTTATCCCGTATCGATGAATCAAGGATTAAAGGTCTCCACAGCACCAATAGTTGGGCTTTTAAACAACGATATTGTATTTTCTCCGGGATGGGATTCTCCTCTCGTCGATGCCATTCAAAGGGGAGTTACTGATTGTGCCAGTCCTATCGGCTTGGAACATCTTCCAGATGCAAACTTGGAGGAGTTTCTTTTTTCACGCTGGAGAATCATTTTGAAAAGACAGTACTCATCAGAGGAAGAAGAGAATCTCAGGACAAAAATCAATGTTATGTACGGTAGCTTGCCTATCTTTGGAAAATGGATTCAGGAACGATTCAAGGGAGTCAAATTCCCAGGGATTATGGGCCACTGTCATCTAATTTCCCGCCACCTCCTAGAATGGATCGGAGAACTCGATGTCCGGATGGAAGGCGCCGACTGGGACTTATATCTTCGCATTGCTAAGATGGTAAAAGAAGGAAAGTTAGAAAAACTTCCGATGATACTAGGTGACTCTTATGTTCACCATTTCATCCGTGCTACAAAAAGAAAAAAAGGGTTTCGTGAACCCCGAATCTGCAATCATCCGCCCCATATAAATATCGAGGAAAAGTGGTCCCTTTTTGAGATTTCCGAATACTGGCCTTTCCCCAACCAAAGACCTGGATTTAAAAAAACATTTTCAGAAAGAATCAGAAAAATCCTTCTTAAACTTAAAGCCCGTATGACGATATCCAAAAGGGATGGTATTTATTTGGCCGAACGGGTTATTGGAAAATTTTCTAAAACATAA
- a CDS encoding glycosyltransferase family 9 protein codes for MDTIMETVIKNSGSSTRRSGKIPVGGAVLIVLLGRIGDVIFTLPSVIAIKNARPDIEIDWIIEDRCADLLLDHPVISHRIVFHRSEYQSLVKKKKYREAFCLLRDLVRRVRKKKYDAVLDFQGLLKSGVLTGLARSSLKLGSPSTYGRMREGAALFSLQVPLSDPGLHLIDRHALVVRELLGDVPFTREFFLAFSEEDRIKVDDVLSHKGWGNMNSPTGLSPLILLHPFASWETRQWPMASFLETAIYFLKKGYRIGIIGGGEKSQWDLLAPFREYLEKTEKTEPDITTRMKFFLGELSLRGTGLLMTRSELVIADDSGPMHLASALGVRTLGIFGPTDPVRLGPSYPPGSRSVHLDLLCQPCMKRRCPIGTLCMTNLSPENVIREAEDLLSVPLAKQDRYD; via the coding sequence ATGGATACCATAATGGAGACTGTCATAAAAAACTCCGGGAGTTCCACCCGAAGGTCCGGGAAGATTCCTGTTGGAGGGGCTGTTCTCATTGTTCTTCTCGGGCGCATCGGAGATGTCATATTTACCCTTCCCTCTGTCATTGCCATCAAGAACGCCCGTCCGGATATCGAGATCGACTGGATCATCGAAGACCGGTGTGCCGACCTTCTTCTTGATCATCCCGTGATTTCCCATCGGATAGTGTTTCATCGCTCGGAATACCAGTCTCTTGTCAAAAAGAAAAAATATCGTGAGGCGTTCTGCCTTCTTCGCGATCTTGTGCGGCGTGTGAGAAAGAAAAAATATGATGCGGTTCTTGATTTCCAGGGGCTCCTGAAATCCGGTGTCTTAACCGGACTTGCAAGATCCTCCCTGAAACTGGGGAGTCCGTCCACATATGGCCGTATGCGGGAGGGGGCTGCTCTGTTTTCCCTACAGGTTCCTCTTTCGGACCCGGGGCTACATCTGATCGACCGGCATGCGTTGGTCGTGCGAGAGTTGTTGGGAGATGTTCCTTTCACCCGGGAATTTTTTTTGGCTTTTTCCGAGGAAGACCGGATCAAGGTTGACGATGTGCTGTCCCACAAAGGGTGGGGAAATATGAACTCCCCAACCGGTCTTTCTCCGCTCATCCTGCTTCATCCCTTTGCCAGCTGGGAAACGCGTCAGTGGCCGATGGCCAGCTTTCTTGAGACGGCGATTTATTTTCTTAAAAAGGGGTACAGAATTGGCATCATTGGGGGAGGGGAAAAGTCGCAATGGGATCTCCTTGCCCCGTTTCGTGAATATCTGGAGAAGACAGAAAAAACGGAACCTGATATAACTACAAGAATGAAGTTTTTTCTTGGAGAGTTGTCTCTACGGGGAACGGGTCTTCTGATGACCCGTTCGGAGCTTGTGATTGCAGATGATTCCGGGCCGATGCATCTGGCGTCAGCCCTGGGGGTCCGGACTTTGGGTATTTTCGGGCCGACGGATCCCGTCCGGCTTGGCCCATCCTATCCCCCCGGGAGCCGGTCGGTTCATCTGGATCTTTTGTGTCAGCCGTGTATGAAGAGACGTTGTCCTATCGGGACACTTTGCATGACCAATCTTTCGCCGGAGAATGTCATTCGGGAAGCAGAAGATCTTCTTTCCGTTCCATTGGCAAAGCAGGACAGGTATGACTGA
- a CDS encoding glycosyltransferase family 2 protein, with product MMSPEVSVIIPFTGKAIFMDEAVASVMQQSFQNFEVVLVENHATDLSREMATSWTRNYPGKIRLVFEKKKGAAAARNRGIQESRGKFLAFLDSDDRMKPNRLLRQWEWLSQDFESVLLGAWKDRLSPDGNQLVSRSEKPQVPKWASILFEEDKRFQADPLHEPQTSTFFLRKDYALEIGGFDEAFDPFWLEDTDFVFRMYQKGKIGIVPESLVEYRSHNEEEENKRIFDILNIRNHGIFFQKLKYRFQEIGMSGAQKALRRISSRWLRESATKIAYFEGGLPISKILLKRALWADKKDIRNIFYIMRFSLHSRFWPRPFGRSPENIKILPEEFNFEWAQTFLQI from the coding sequence ATGATGTCACCTGAAGTTTCTGTCATCATTCCCTTTACTGGAAAGGCAATCTTTATGGATGAAGCTGTTGCCTCCGTAATGCAACAGTCTTTCCAGAACTTCGAAGTCGTTCTTGTAGAAAATCATGCAACCGATCTGTCAAGGGAAATGGCAACTTCATGGACACGGAATTACCCTGGTAAAATCCGTCTTGTCTTTGAGAAAAAAAAAGGCGCGGCTGCAGCAAGAAATCGTGGAATTCAGGAAAGCCGTGGAAAGTTTCTGGCTTTTTTGGACTCCGACGACAGAATGAAGCCAAACAGACTTTTACGCCAGTGGGAATGGTTATCTCAAGATTTTGAGAGTGTTCTCCTAGGAGCATGGAAGGATCGACTTTCTCCCGATGGGAATCAGCTAGTCTCCAGAAGTGAAAAACCACAAGTACCTAAATGGGCTTCGATTCTTTTTGAGGAGGATAAACGTTTTCAGGCAGACCCATTACATGAACCTCAAACTTCGACGTTTTTCCTTCGAAAAGACTATGCTTTGGAAATAGGAGGATTTGATGAAGCTTTTGACCCTTTTTGGCTAGAAGATACAGATTTTGTTTTCCGGATGTATCAAAAAGGAAAAATTGGAATAGTTCCGGAGTCGTTAGTTGAATACCGCTCTCATAATGAAGAGGAAGAAAACAAAAGAATTTTTGATATCCTCAATATTCGTAATCATGGAATTTTTTTTCAGAAACTTAAATACCGATTTCAAGAAATTGGTATGTCTGGAGCTCAAAAAGCACTTAGAAGAATTTCTTCTAGGTGGCTCCGTGAATCTGCTACGAAGATTGCTTATTTTGAGGGAGGATTGCCTATAAGTAAAATTCTTTTGAAAAGAGCTTTATGGGCAGATAAAAAAGATATTCGAAATATTTTTTATATTATGAGATTTTCCCTTCATTCCCGTTTTTGGCCACGCCCATTTGGTCGCTCCCCCGAAAATATTAAAATCCTTCCAGAAGAGTTTAATTTTGAATGGGCACAAACTTTTTTACAGATATAA